The sequence below is a genomic window from Sorangiineae bacterium MSr12523.
AGCAGCTGTTCCCCGCCGGCGCCACCGCCGATTTCAGCTTCCGCGTGAAGAGCCTCGTCGGCCCTGGATGGCTTGCCGTGGGCGATTCGGGCGGCTTCATCGATCCGCTGTTTTCGACCGGCGCACACCTGGCCATCTATGGCGGCTACCACGGGGCCGACGCCATCCATGCCGCACTCGAGACGCGGGATGGGAGCATGGATCGCTTCATCGCGTGGGAAAAACAGGTACGCCGGGGCGCCGAGCTCTTTCTCGGCGCCGTTCAAGCGTTCTACCAGGGCACGCTTACGGAGTACCTGTTCGCGGACAAGCCGCATCCCTTCTTGAAGCGCTCCATCACGTCGATGCTCTGCGGCGACGTGTTCAGCGGCGACGAGCGCTGGACGCGCGAGATTCAGTCGCGCTTTCCAGCGTCGTTCGACTGAACCTCGTCATCCGCGGCGCGTGCGGGTGCCCTCCCGTTCGATGCGGAACTCAGTCGCGCTTGCCGGGGTCTCTCGGATCGACGGCACCCGCATCGGCTCGCAAATGCACGGTCCGTGCGATCTCGATGTGGAGCACGCCGTCGGTCGCGCGCACGCGGTCGAGGGCGCCCGCCGGGATGCGGGCGGTCACGACGTCACCCGCGATGGTGTCCACCTCGATGCCGAGCGCGGTGAGTTTCGCGCGTGTGACGCGGGCGGGATCGATCTGGAGATAAGCGCGGATCATTTCACCTCGATCCGATGCATCGCCACCCTTCACCGCTGCGGGAGAGGTAGCGGAATCAGGAGCCGGATCGGATGCCTTGTTCGGGCACCCGGTGAGCGCGAGCCCGATGATGGCAAGCAGCAGCTTCATCGGCGGCATCCGCGGCGCCTCCGGCGGACGAGCACCATGCCGAGGGCAATGCCCAGCGCGGTGACCCCCGAAGCGACGCTGCCGGTGGAGGACACGTTGCAGCCAACCTTTCCGTCATCCTTCGAGTCGTTCGGCGGCGCCAGTTTCGAATCGCTCATGGCGGCGAGTGCATCGAGCTTCCCGTAGCCCCATGTCGCGCTGGGAACGGTTGCACCGTCGGGCTTCACCGCCGTGCGGCTCAAGATGCCGCGTACGTCCTCGACGGTGAGCTGCGGATTGCGCTGCAGCATCAGCGCCACCACGCCCGCCGCCGCCGGCGACGACATGCTCGTTCCCTCGAAGGCCGCGTAGCCGTCGGGGCTCGATTTCACCACGCGCTCCGTACGCACCGCGCTGGGCGACACCCCGCCATTCAGCGCGGAGACGAGAAGCTCGCCCGGCGCGGCAATGTCTGGCTTCATCGGTCCGACGCCATTGCGCGACGGACCGTGACTCGAGAACGTACTGAGCGCGCCGAGGTTCACCACCTTGCCGTCGACGTCCTTCTTCAGATGCTCGACGCCATCGGTCGTCGTCCACGTGTTGCGCGTCGTGAACGAGCCGACGGCCAGCACCTTCGAAGCGATGGCCGGATAACCGATGGTCATTTCATGGTTGACCGTCAGAGCCGGATCGTTGTCCGCGAGCAAGAAGCCTCCGGCCAGGGTCGTGTCGATGAATGCATCGAATTTGCCCTTGCCGGTGATCTCGAGAAGCCAGAGCACCTGCTCTTCTTTGTGGTCCGCATCGGTGTCGATCATCGAGATGAAGATGTTGCGCGCCCCCGAGGGCGACGACACGCTTCCGAAGCCTCCCACCGCCCCCACCGCGGTCGTGCCATCGGAGATCAGCGTGTTCTGGAGCGGCCTATCCACCGACACCGCCTTCGAGTAGGCCGGCGTAGCGCCCGGTGCGGCCACGAAGCCCACGCGCACCGCGAGATCCGAGCCCGCATCGCTCCAGATGCTCACGACCTGCTCCGCGAAGGATTGCCCATCCTTGCCCCTGGCCCGCCCCGGAAGCCATCGAACCACGATGGGGGTCGCCGAGGCGGTACCCGTCGCGTGCACCGCCACCGGCGTGGAACCGAGCGGGTTGATCGTGCCGCGGCCTTCGTTGCCGGCCGAGGCCACGACGAGCCTTCCGGGCTTGATCAAATTATCGAGGCACTTGTCCGCCAACGACGAGCCGTCGTGCGGGCCGGTGTGCTCGCCGAGGCTCAAATTGACGACGGCGGGCTTGTTCGCCGCATCCGCGATCTTGAAGATGTACGAAACGCCGTCGCACACCGCCGTCGAGAAGGCCTCTTCGAAGCTGCCCGCGTCGGGAGGCGTACCGAGATCCACGAAGACGAGCTCCGATTCGGGGGCCATGCCGACATAGGGCACGCCCTGCACGGCTCCACCAGCGGCAATGCCCATGACGTGCGTCCCGTGGTAGGCCGTCAAGGCGGTGTACGAGCACTGTCGCGCATCGATTTCAGCGGCGTCGCACTCGCTGCCGTACTTGTAACCCGCGGGAAATCTTCCCTTCGTGCCCTGATCCCAGATGGCGCGCACGCGCGTGTTGCCGTTCGCCTTTTTGAAGGCGGCGTGTTTCAAGTCCATGCCGTTGTCGACCACGCCCACGATGACGCCTTCGCCCTTGTAAGCCGACGAAAGCGGGGAGGCCCCGGCGTGCACTTGATCGGCGCGCACCGCGACCGCGGCCTTGTCGAGCTTCGTCCTCACGGGCAGGCCGCCCTCCATCCGCGACACGATCGCGTCGTTGGCGATGCCGGCGATGGCCTCGGGTGGCACGCGCGCGGTCATCACGTCGCCCGCGACGGTGCCGACCGTACCGCCCGCGGCCTCGATGATCCGACGCGTGGCCTCGGGATCCTTCGACTGCACGAAGATCGACACCGGCGGGGAAGCCACGGCCGTCGTGGCATTCGGCGCATTCGACGCGAGCAGCGAGCGGGTGCGCAACGTCGCATCGAGCTTGTTCCAGCCCGACGTCGTCAGGCCGGCCTGGGCGATGCGCGGCTCGGGATCCTCGCCGGCGGGGCCCGATGAATCGGAGCACGCTGCGACGGAAACGGCCATTGCCCCCCCGAGGGCACACAGCTGCACGAATTTTCTCATCACGAACTAGACGCTCCCTGGTTTCAAATGGCGCGTAAAAATACGTTCGCGATAGGTTAGACGTCTTTACTCCACCGCGGGCGCGCCATTTTGCGAACGAACGCGCCGTTTGGCGCCGTTCGTCGGCGAGGACGACGCCTTGCGGATCGGCTTCGCCTTCAAGAGCGGAGCAAGGAACTGCCCCGTGAACGACTTGGCGATGCCCGCCACGTGTTCCGGCGTGCCCTCCGCCACCAAGGTTCCGCCGCGTGCACCGCCCTCGGGGCCGAGGTCGATGATCCAGTCGGCGCACTTGACGACATCCAGGTTGTGCTCGATGACCACCACCGTGTTGCCCGCATCGACGAGCCGCTGGAGCACCGCGAGCAGCTTCTTGATGTCGTCGAAGTGCAACCCCGTCGTCGGCTCATCCAGCACATAGAGCGTGCGCCCCGTCTGGACCTTGCCCAGCTCGCGACTGAGCTTCACGCGCTGCGCTTCGCCGCCGCTCAACGTCGTGGCCTGCTGCCCGAGCTTCATGTACCCCAGGCCCACCTCCACCAACTTGTCGAGGATGCGCGTCAGTGCGGGGAAAGCCTGAAAGAGCTCGCGGCACTCGTCGATGCTCGACTCGAGCACGTCGTGGATCGACTTGCCCTTGAAGCGCACCTGCAAGGTCTCCGGGTTGTAGCGCTTCGTCTCGCACGCCGAGCACGGGACGTACACGTCGGCCAAGAAGTGCATCTCGACCTTGACGGTGCCGTCGCCGCCGCACGCTTCGCAGCGTCCGCCCTTGACGTTGAAGCTGAATCGTCCCGCGCCGTAGCCGCGCGTGCGCGCCTCGGGCAGCTCCGCGAAGATCTCGCGGATCATGTCGAACGCCTTGGTGTACGTCCCCGGGTTGGAACGCGGCGTGCGGCCGATGGGCTTCTGGTCGATGGCAATCACCTTGTCGAAAGCCGAAAGGCCCTCGATGGAGTCGTGCTCGCCCACCGGATCCGAGCTGTCGTGGAGCGCGCGCCCCAGCGCCGGCAAGAGGATGCCGTTCACCAGCGAGCTCTTTCCCGCGCCGCTCACGCCGGTCACCGCGGTGAGCACGCCCACGGGGATCTTCACGTCGATGCCGCGCAAATTGTGGGCGCGGGCGCGTTTCACCTCGAGCCACGCGCGCGCGGTGCGGCGCTCCGCGGGAACGTCGATGGACTTTTTGCCCGAGAGGTACTCGCCGGTGAGGCTGTTGCTCGCGAGCAACTCGTCGGGCGTGCCGTTGAAGGTGATGTTCCCGCCCATGTGCCCTGCGCCGGGCCCGAAGTCGACCACGTGATCCGACGCCATGATGGTCTCGGCGTCGTGCTCCACGACGATGACGCTGTTTCCGAGATCACGCAGGCGCTGCAACGTGGCGATGAGGTGCGTGTTGTCGCGGGCGTGCAAGCCGATGCTCGGTTCGTCGAGCACGTACATGACGCCGGACAGCTCGCTGCCCAACTGGCTCGCGAGGCGAATGCGCTGCGCTTCGCCACCGCTCAACGTCGGCCCCTTGCGATCGAGGGTGATGTAATCGAGCCCGACGTCGAGCAAGAAGCGCAGACGGCTCTGGATCTCCAAGAGCGCGCCTTCGCTGATCTGGCGATCCGACGAGGGCAGCTCGATCCGGTCGAAGTGCGCGGCCACCTCGGCGATGGTCATCGACGTGACCTCGGTCACGTTTTTGGCGGCGACGAGCACCGCCAGGCTCTCGGCGCGCAGCCGTTTGCCGCTGCACGATTCACACGGGCGCTCGCGCAGGTAGCGGCGGTACGTGTCGCGCGCGGCCTCGGAGGCGGTCTCGCGGAACTTGCGCTCGATGTTGGGGATGACCCCCTCGTACTTCATCGCCCACGTGTTCTGGCCTTCTTTGCCCCAGCGCACGTTGATGCGATCTTGGCTCCCGAAGAGGATGCGCTCTTGCTTTGCCTTGGGGATCTTCTTCCAAGGTGTGTCGAGATTGACGGCGAAGGCCTTGGCCACGCCGTCGATGATGCGCGACGTCCACCCTTCCCCGCGCTGCATGGCCGGCGCCCACGGCGCAATGGCGCCGCCGCGGATCGACAGCGAGGGATCCGGGATGACCAGCGAGGGATCCACCTCGTCGCGCACGCCGAGGCCGTTGCACGAGGGGCACATGCCGAGCGGCGAGTTGAACGAGAAGCTCTGGGGCGAAAGCTCGGGAAAGGCGATGCCGCAGCATGAACGCGCCTCGCTGTAGAGGATCTCCTCCTTGCCGGTGTCGACGCGAAGTTCACCCTTGCCTTCCCGCAGCCCGAGTTCGACACCCTCGGCCACGCGGGCGCGATCTTCTTCCTTGAGCACGATGCGATCGATCACGACGTCGACGGAGTGCTTCTTCTTTTTGTCGAGCGCGGTGACGTCTTCCAGGCGCGAGATCTTTCCGTCGATGCGCACGCGCACGAAGCCACGCGTGCGCAAATCGTCGAAGATTTCGCGAAATTCGCCCTTGCGGTGCGTGACCAATGGCGCAAACAAAGTCACCGCGGTGCCGTCGGGGAGCTTCACGATTTCGCGCGTGATGGCCTGCGCCCCTTGGGCGGCGACCTTCTTTCCGCACTTGGGGCAGTGCTGCTCGCCGAGCTTCGCGTAGAGCACGCGAAGGTAGTCGTACACCTCGGTGATGGTTCCCACGGTGGAGCGCGGGTTGGACGAGGCGCTCTTTTGCTCGATGGCAATGGTCGGCGAGAGGCCGCGCAGGTGCTCGACCTTGGGCCGTTCGAGCTGCCCTAAAAATTGCCGCGCATAG
It includes:
- a CDS encoding S8 family serine peptidase produces the protein MAVSVAACSDSSGPAGEDPEPRIAQAGLTTSGWNKLDATLRTRSLLASNAPNATTAVASPPVSIFVQSKDPEATRRIIEAAGGTVGTVAGDVMTARVPPEAIAGIANDAIVSRMEGGLPVRTKLDKAAVAVRADQVHAGASPLSSAYKGEGVIVGVVDNGMDLKHAAFKKANGNTRVRAIWDQGTKGRFPAGYKYGSECDAAEIDARQCSYTALTAYHGTHVMGIAAGGAVQGVPYVGMAPESELVFVDLGTPPDAGSFEEAFSTAVCDGVSYIFKIADAANKPAVVNLSLGEHTGPHDGSSLADKCLDNLIKPGRLVVASAGNEGRGTINPLGSTPVAVHATGTASATPIVVRWLPGRARGKDGQSFAEQVVSIWSDAGSDLAVRVGFVAAPGATPAYSKAVSVDRPLQNTLISDGTTAVGAVGGFGSVSSPSGARNIFISMIDTDADHKEEQVLWLLEITGKGKFDAFIDTTLAGGFLLADNDPALTVNHEMTIGYPAIASKVLAVGSFTTRNTWTTTDGVEHLKKDVDGKVVNLGALSTFSSHGPSRNGVGPMKPDIAAPGELLVSALNGGVSPSAVRTERVVKSSPDGYAAFEGTSMSSPAAAGVVALMLQRNPQLTVEDVRGILSRTAVKPDGATVPSATWGYGKLDALAAMSDSKLAPPNDSKDDGKVGCNVSSTGSVASGVTALGIALGMVLVRRRRRGCRR
- the uvrA gene encoding excinuclease ABC subunit UvrA, which codes for MKSRIQSAKEPDFVQVVGAREHNLKIDEMAVPKRKLVVFTGPSGSGKSSLAFDTLYAEGQRRYIETLSAYARQFLGQLERPKVEHLRGLSPTIAIEQKSASSNPRSTVGTITEVYDYLRVLYAKLGEQHCPKCGKKVAAQGAQAITREIVKLPDGTAVTLFAPLVTHRKGEFREIFDDLRTRGFVRVRIDGKISRLEDVTALDKKKKHSVDVVIDRIVLKEEDRARVAEGVELGLREGKGELRVDTGKEEILYSEARSCCGIAFPELSPQSFSFNSPLGMCPSCNGLGVRDEVDPSLVIPDPSLSIRGGAIAPWAPAMQRGEGWTSRIIDGVAKAFAVNLDTPWKKIPKAKQERILFGSQDRINVRWGKEGQNTWAMKYEGVIPNIERKFRETASEAARDTYRRYLRERPCESCSGKRLRAESLAVLVAAKNVTEVTSMTIAEVAAHFDRIELPSSDRQISEGALLEIQSRLRFLLDVGLDYITLDRKGPTLSGGEAQRIRLASQLGSELSGVMYVLDEPSIGLHARDNTHLIATLQRLRDLGNSVIVVEHDAETIMASDHVVDFGPGAGHMGGNITFNGTPDELLASNSLTGEYLSGKKSIDVPAERRTARAWLEVKRARAHNLRGIDVKIPVGVLTAVTGVSGAGKSSLVNGILLPALGRALHDSSDPVGEHDSIEGLSAFDKVIAIDQKPIGRTPRSNPGTYTKAFDMIREIFAELPEARTRGYGAGRFSFNVKGGRCEACGGDGTVKVEMHFLADVYVPCSACETKRYNPETLQVRFKGKSIHDVLESSIDECRELFQAFPALTRILDKLVEVGLGYMKLGQQATTLSGGEAQRVKLSRELGKVQTGRTLYVLDEPTTGLHFDDIKKLLAVLQRLVDAGNTVVVIEHNLDVVKCADWIIDLGPEGGARGGTLVAEGTPEHVAGIAKSFTGQFLAPLLKAKPIRKASSSPTNGAKRRVRSQNGAPAVE